In the Papio anubis isolate 15944 chromosome 3, Panubis1.0, whole genome shotgun sequence genome, AGGAAGACAAAATAAGCATCTTCTGCCTGGGCGGGGGATCTGGGTCTTCAAGGATAAGTAGAAGTTTGATGAGTAGAAGTTTGACAAGTCAAATAGGCAGAGGAAACAATGTACTGCAATTTGAGAGGCATACCACTGTGTAGCACGTTTGAGGGAATACAAGTAGTTAGATACATGAGCCGTATGAGGCTTGAGATGAATGGAGACTAAGTTTAAAATTAAGCTGGATGGGTAAACTGGGCCAAGAAACtgtctttaataatttttcaagatagtctgtgccaggtactttgcTTCTTCAGTCTGTCCCTTTTACCCTTCTAATCTATGGGCTCTAACCTCTGGCCACACTGAATTTTTCCAGTTCTTTGAAATtctattcagcaaacatttaatcGAATACATATTGTATGCCAGGCACCATTGTAAGCCACAGGGATATATTGATGAATAAAATACGCGTGGTCTGTGCCTTCACATAGCTTATAGTCTGTGGCTAGCACTGGTAGGTATATGAGCAACTAGCATTACATTACAACCTGCTAAATAATATAAGTAAGTGTTACTGGTATAGTAACCTATAATGACGATCAACCAACTCTATGTTGTGTCCTGAGTGAGGCTGATGAGTTAGATTTGGTGAGAATTAagaggggtgggtggggtgggagggcagggggcaggagTAAAGGAGTACGAAtcttctaggcagaggaaacCAACTCCAAGTGTGAAAGCCCAGAGACAAGAAATAGCATAGCACTTTCCCAGCAGGTGGAGCACCACCTTTAGCTCCTTGTGGTCCATTCTGCCATAGCagattgatcttttaaaaacctaaattgAAATCTTGTCGGTCTTCCACCCAGAATCCTCCAGTGGCTTCCTGTCTCTGTCAGAATGAAATGCAAAGTTCTTGCCATGGCCCAATGGCGCTGTGTAACCTCTTCCTGCAGCAtttctgatctcagctcactcttgGCCTGGCTGGCTTCATTTCAGATACCCTGGCCTTTGCTATTCCTCTGACATTCCAGACATGGTTCCATATCACAGCCTCTATACAGACTGTTCTTTCAGAAACGTTCTCCCATGTATCTGCTTAGCTGGTGACCCTCACCTTATTCAGGGCCCTGTTCAAATCAAAGAAACCTGCACTGATAACACTGCATAAAACAGCAGCGCTCTCAGCCCCACCCTCATTACTCTATCAGCTTACTCTGTTATTCTCCAGAGTGGCACTATCATAATTACTGGTGGTAGTGGTGCTGGTTGTGGGGGTGTATGAATTATCTCATTAGATCCTAAGCACTGTGACAATGACTGTGACTGACAGTAGGTACTtggtgtgacttttttttttttttttgatgctctTCTAGTGCCTAAAATAGTGCTTTGCACATAGTGAGCACTCAATGAATTATTGTCAGAGTCTATATAGCAGGCTATAGAtaggatattttgttttatttttcatctttgtatctgcCCAGGAACATACGTATTTCATGGATTGATTATGGTTACAGTAAAACCcagttgaatattttaagcccagtTGAATTAATATATCTTTAaccatgtatttttaataatttttcttatagctaaaacttttagttttttagcTAACAATAAAAACATTCACAGAATTCTTTGCTGGGTTATAAAATCATGGTTTATGTTTATACTTTTTGATCCTGAAGCATGCCAGATTAACAGTAAGTCTGAatcattgaatttttatttatgtaaatgttatataGTAACTGCATTTTAATAACATCCATAGGCagttattttataacattatttttctaaagctGCATTATCGTAAGTTACGTCTTTAGTCATAGATATAAGCACAATATATTATGTAGGCAGTGATTTAACTATTGTATAgttcaataatttaaaagagtAAACTTTTATACTATGAGTTCTAGAAAATATATAGTTCTCATATATTCCTATACATACAGCCACAGTTTACCTTTTGCTAGTCCTAGTAAATGCTAATTATTCAATCCTCTTACTCATCATCACATTTTCTGTTATCTCTGTTTTGTACAATTTATATCACTCCTACCTTCCCAAAGCATTATCTGGGCAGCTTTGAATGGAAAAGAGTCATGAATGAGCAATCAATGGCTATTCACTACAAAATGGTAGAGAGGTGACTAAAAGTTTATCTTAgacaaattttatataatatatttagttTCTTCATATCACCTGGCAATGCCAGCTCctcctctgttctttttttcctatatagtGCCTTCCCAGTCATATCCTGTTCCTAAACCTGTTTAAGATGAATAGGTAATGGCCACATATCAAATACTAGTGTTATGAATTAGTAGAtcaacaaaatatgaaatattaaaatgtaaggaTTGCCTATCTGTTGCAAATATAAAGTTTTTTCTCTTGCAAAAATTATAGGGGATGGAGTGTTAGATCTCTCTACAAAGAAAACCAGCATAAAATCTGAAGAGTCATCCATATGTGATCCTTCTTCTGAAAATTCAGTGGCTGGGTAAGCAATATctaggaaatataatttaatattaatataaaattatctctGCAGAGAACTCTTAATACTATTCTGAGTAGTATTGACATATATAGTTTTCCTCCAGAATTTTTGTCACTCATAAGTGTCTCTCTCTCATACCTTTCAtttgtcctttctctttcttttttattctttctgttaaaGAAAAGTTATCAGAACAATCACCAAACTTTAGTTCATGTTACTAAAATGAACTACCAACTTAATCATAGAATACAAACTAAGAAGCAGGACGAGTAAgagaatattaaattaaatactcAGGAAGCAATTTTAAGggaaatatgtaatttattaattttttaaaacaatgaacaaattCTAAAAGCACTGTACTTACTAATTGTTAACGCTAGTTTATAGTGTTTAGATTTTCTTATTGCACTTTAGATGTGGTGGCAAACTACTTAAGCATATCTAGTAATCACCACAAAAAGTCCTTTCATGTTTTGAAAAGTGTcattaatcattaaataaataattagtagTGAAATGCTGTTCTgttggatttttggatttttttttttacaacttttttgCATCTTCCCATTAACTAACTGCACAGGAAGCTTTTTTGTCACATTTAAATCTTAGAGGTAGACTGTAATTTGTTTCAACTATGACTGCAGTAGTATTTGAGTCGTAAGGTATAGTAAGCTTTCTGTTTGAGAAACTTTGAAAATTACAGTGATACATTTGAAATAGAAGTGACATTGATAAtatctaaaatgaaattattcaaatataaCTTATCTACTTGTTTCAAGTTTTAAGTTCTTGTCTAGAGAAAAATTAGTCTTGTGGAAATATGGGATGTTTGTGTTTGGAAATATTCCTGCTGCTACAAATTTCCTTTAAAGGGGTTGACTCTTTTATTACTTGTTTAGCGGTAACGTCACGTTTGTACTAACAAAAACTCCTTTAGGATTTGGGTACTTTTTATAATGGAACTCTAAttgtacaaataaaatttataagtgTTGCTCTACAAGCATCTGTCAGAGGAATAGCAACATCATgagaatatttttacaaatactgAGTTAGGATTTTATGTTCTTGGAAGGTCTGCCCGTTGAGGCCACCGTATCATTGACACATTGTCCTACCAGGACTGTAGCGTTTGCTTTGATAAGGAGTAACTACTAcatctcacagacttaaaagTGTCATAAGCAGTGATGTTACCTAAGCAAGGAGTATAATAAAGGAGTGGACCCTCCCCTTCCATAGCTGTGTGAGAGTCTCTCATGCATCAGTTTACCATCGTTTCATTCCATCCATCCAGGAGACTACACAGAAACAGAGAGGACTATGTGGAAAGAAGTGCTGAGTTTGCAGATGGTTTGCTCTCAAAAGCTTTGAAAGACATTCAGTCTGGAGCACTGGACATAAATAAAGCAGGCATACTTTATGGCATACCTCAAAAAACTTTACTTCTTCACTTAGAAGCCTTACCAGCAGGGAAGCctgcatcttttaaaaacaaaactcgaGATTTCCATGATAGTTATTCATATAAGGACAGTAAAGAAACTTGTGCAGTGCTGCAAAAAGTAGCCTTGTGGGCAAGAGCTCAAGCAGAGCGCACAGAAAAAAGTAAACTCAATCTACTTGAAACCTCAGAATTAAAATTCCCAACAGCTTCCACTTACCTCCATCAGCTAACTCTACAGAAAATGGTCActcagtttaaagaaaaaaatgaaagcctcCAATATGAAACTTCAAATCCTACTGTACAGTTAAAAATTCCTCAGCTACGAGTAAGTTCTGTCTCAAAATCACAACCTGATGGTTCTGGTCTGCTGGATGTTATGTATCAAGTTTCCAAAACCTCTTCAGTCCTAGAAGGATCAGCTctccaaaaactgaaaaatatactccctaaacagaacaaaatagaatGTTCTGGGCCTGTAACTCACTCAAGTGTTGACTCTTACTTTCTACATGGGGACCTCTCTCCTTTGTGTCTTAATTCTAAAAATGGAACAGTTGATGGAACCTCTGAAAATACTGAAGATGGATTAGATCGAAAAGACAGTAAGCAGCCCAGGAAAAAACGTGGCCGCTATCGGCAATATGATCATGAAATAATGGAAGAAGCTATTGCAATGGTAATGAGTGGAAAAATGAGTGTTTCCAAAGCACAAGGAATTTATGGGGTACCTCACAGCACTTTAGAATACAAGGTAAAAGAAAGATCTGGAACACTGAAGACTCCTCCGAAGAAGAAACTACGATTACCAGACACTGGGTTATATAATATGACAGATTCAGGGACTGGCAGCTGCAAAAACAGCAGCAAGCCTGTGTAGATTACTTGTtaggaaaatgtgtgtgtgtgtgtgtgtgtttgcgtgtgtgtgtatgtgcacaggtgtgtatttgtgtgtctatatacacacatgtgggaattacaaaTGCTCACTCTGACAGGAGACATGAAATTTTACAGTTCAAAAACCACTTACATGccttttgaaaaaaagttttattcagGGTTTTCACTGTGGACAGAATTATATAGTTGCTTACTTAATTCTGATAGTTTGTATTTAATCCTTGTATAAATAGGTGAAAAAGATTCAGGTTTTCTTTAGTAGTCAATAGCATAAAGCGTTGTGGGAAAACGAGTAATTGTCaagtgaaacatttttattggTGAAAGACCATTCCAGCCATTCAGTTGAACCATCTTATAATGGAAATATGGTATTAATAGTTTATGAACATTCTATACAACATACTTAACAGTTGTTGTATGTATGTCAAACAACCAATCAAAGTTTAAATAGCTATCTCCAtactaagaaaaattaatatatacagtATTAGTACACTACAGTGCATTctatgaaatacaaaatgcactCAAGTGCATCCAccaggaatagaaaagaaaaccttaaagGATATGTATaatgaaatttaa is a window encoding:
- the LCORL gene encoding ligand-dependent nuclear receptor corepressor-like protein isoform X5; the protein is MDKGRERMAAAAAAAAAAAAAAQCRSPRCAAERRGFRRELDSWRHRLMHCVGFESILEGLYGPRLRRDLSLFEDCEPEELTDWSMDEKCSFCNLQREAVSDCIPSLDSSQSTPTEELSSQGQSNTDKIECQAENYLNALFRKKDLPQNCDPNIPLVAQELMKKMIRQFAIEYISKSGKTQENRNGSIGPSIVCKSIQMNQAENSLQEEQEGPLDLTVNRMQEQNTQQGDGVLDLSTKKTSIKSEESSICDPSSENSVAGRLHRNREDYVERSAEFADGLLSKALKDIQSGALDINKAGILYGIPQKTLLLHLEALPAGKPASFKNKTRDFHDSYSYKDSKETCAVLQKVALWARAQAERTEKSKLNLLETSELKFPTASTYLHQLTLQKMVTQFKEKNESLQYETSNPTVQLKIPQLRVSSVSKSQPDGSGLLDVMYQVSKTSSVLEGSALQKLKNILPKQNKIECSGPVTHSSVDSYFLHGDLSPLCLNSKNGTVDGTSENTEDGLDRKDSKQPRKKRGRYRQYDHEIMEEAIAMVMSGKMSVSKAQGIYGVPHSTLEYKVKERSGTLKTPPKKKLRLPDTGLYNMTDSGTGSCKNSSKPV
- the LCORL gene encoding ligand-dependent nuclear receptor corepressor-like protein isoform X6, coding for MKKMIRQFAIEYISKSGKTQENRNGSIGPSIVCKSIQMNQAENSLQEEQEGPLDLTVNRMQEQNTQQGDGVLDLSTKKTSIKSEESSICDPSSENSVAGRLHRNREDYVERSAEFADGLLSKALKDIQSGALDINKAGILYGIPQKTLLLHLEALPAGKPASFKNKTRDFHDSYSYKDSKETCAVLQKVALWARAQAERTEKSKLNLLETSELKFPTASTYLHQLTLQKMVTQFKEKNESLQYETSNPTVQLKIPQLRVSSVSKSQPDGSGLLDVMYQVSKTSSVLEGSALQKLKNILPKQNKIECSGPVTHSSVDSYFLHGDLSPLCLNSKNGTVDGTSENTEDGLDRKDSKQPRKKRGRYRQYDHEIMEEAIAMVMSGKMSVSKAQGIYGVPHSTLEYKVKERSGTLKTPPKKKLRLPDTGLYNMTDSGTGSCKNSSKPV